From the Anguilla anguilla isolate fAngAng1 chromosome 6, fAngAng1.pri, whole genome shotgun sequence genome, one window contains:
- the LOC118230360 gene encoding inactive tyrosine-protein kinase transmembrane receptor ROR1-like isoform X1: MWRCPCSVLASPSKAKELPLSAVRFMEELGECAFGRVYRGHLYLPGMEQAQLVAIKTLKNPSSPQMWGEFQQEVSLLAELHHHNVASLLGVVTQDMPVCMLLEFLSQGDLRQFLISRSPHSDVGGCGRLPLRPQQAPAAGPLYVPGTHRLRHLHHRLRHLGVRRGAVGDLQLRPVASAARRWWTWYGLMVECWQEGLAQRPRFRDFHSHLT; encoded by the coding sequence CAAAGCTAAGGAGCTTCCGCTGTCGGCTGTGCGCTTCATGGAGGAGCTGGGTGAGTGCGCCTTTGGCAGGGTGTACAGAGGCCACCTGTATCTGCCGGGGATGGAGCAGGCCCAGCTGGTAGCCATCAAGACCCTGAAGAACCCCTCCAGCCCGCAAATGTGGGGTGAGTTCCAGCAGGAGGTGTCGCTGCTGGCTGAGCTGCACCACCACAATGTGGCGTCCCTGCTGGGCGTAGTCACGCAGGACATGCCCGTCTGCATGCTGCTGGAGTTCCTGAGCCAAGGCGACCTGCGGCAGTTCCTCATCTCGCGCTCGCCGCACTCGGACGTGGGCGGGTGCGGGCGACTACCTCTACGCCCCCAACAGGCGCCCGCTGCCGGTCCGCTCTATGTCCCTGGAACCCATCGCCTGCGGCACCTTCACCACCGACTCCGACATCTGGGCGTTCGGCGTGGTGCTGTGGGAGATCTTCAGCTTCGACCTGTGGCTTCAGCAGCCAGGAGGTGGTGGACGTGGTACGGCCTGATGGTGGAGTGCTGGCAGGAGGGCCTCGCCCAGCGGCCTCGCTTCAGGGACTTCCACTCACATCTGACTTGA
- the LOC118230360 gene encoding inactive tyrosine-protein kinase transmembrane receptor ROR1-like isoform X2, whose protein sequence is MEELGECAFGRVYRGHLYLPGMEQAQLVAIKTLKNPSSPQMWGEFQQEVSLLAELHHHNVASLLGVVTQDMPVCMLLEFLSQGDLRQFLISRSPHSDVGGCGRLPLRPQQAPAAGPLYVPGTHRLRHLHHRLRHLGVRRGAVGDLQLRPVASAARRWWTWYGLMVECWQEGLAQRPRFRDFHSHLT, encoded by the coding sequence ATGGAGGAGCTGGGTGAGTGCGCCTTTGGCAGGGTGTACAGAGGCCACCTGTATCTGCCGGGGATGGAGCAGGCCCAGCTGGTAGCCATCAAGACCCTGAAGAACCCCTCCAGCCCGCAAATGTGGGGTGAGTTCCAGCAGGAGGTGTCGCTGCTGGCTGAGCTGCACCACCACAATGTGGCGTCCCTGCTGGGCGTAGTCACGCAGGACATGCCCGTCTGCATGCTGCTGGAGTTCCTGAGCCAAGGCGACCTGCGGCAGTTCCTCATCTCGCGCTCGCCGCACTCGGACGTGGGCGGGTGCGGGCGACTACCTCTACGCCCCCAACAGGCGCCCGCTGCCGGTCCGCTCTATGTCCCTGGAACCCATCGCCTGCGGCACCTTCACCACCGACTCCGACATCTGGGCGTTCGGCGTGGTGCTGTGGGAGATCTTCAGCTTCGACCTGTGGCTTCAGCAGCCAGGAGGTGGTGGACGTGGTACGGCCTGATGGTGGAGTGCTGGCAGGAGGGCCTCGCCCAGCGGCCTCGCTTCAGGGACTTCCACTCACATCTGACTTGA